Genomic window (Streptomyces sp. NBC_00078):
CCAGCGCCCAGGCACACGTTCCGCAGCGCGTGCGCAGGCTGCTCAGCGCACCCGACCGGCTCACGGCCACCAGACGGCTGGGACTGACGGCGACAGCCGCGCTGGTGCCCGTGGTGCCGGTACTGGTGGCGTTCGTACCAGGGTTGCGGGCCCTGGGGTAGTGCCCGCCCGGGGCGGCCAGGTTCGCCCCGGCGTCGGCCTCGGGATGCTCAGGAGTTCCGGACATTGGCCCCGGCCCCCGCCGGTCAGGGAGGATCAGTGGATGCACAACCCGCCCGTCGACTCCCCGCCCCGCCCGCCCGACCAGAACGCCACCGCCCGCGCCGCAACCCTCCTCGCCCTGTGCTCCGCACTGCTGCTCACGCTCGTCGCGGTCAAGTGGCACCCCCTGACCAGCACCGACGGCGACATCGCCCGCACCACTCACCGCTGGGCCGTCGACGAACCCGGCCTCACCCACGCGTTCCGCATCCTGACGGACTGGGTCTGGGACCCCTGGACGATGCGCCTGGTGTGCGCGGCGGCCGTGCTGTGGCTGGTGTGGAGACGTGCGGCGTGGTGGACGGCACTGTGGCTGGTGGCCACCTGCTCGCTGGGCACCCTGCTGCAACAGGCCCTCAAGTCCGCGGTCGACCGTCCGCGCCCCGTCTGGCCCGACCCCGTCGACACGGCCCACTACGCGGCCTTCCCCTCGGGACACGCGATGACCGCCACGGTCGTCTGCGGCCTCCTGCTCTGGCTCCTGCACCGCTGCGGCCCCGGCCGCGCCCTGTGGCGCACTGCGCTGGCCGTGGCCGGGGTCTCCGTGGCCGGCGTGGGCCTCACCCGTGTGTGGCTGGGCGTGCACTGGCCCTCCGACGTGGTGGGCGGCTGGCTCCTGGGGGCGATGGTCGTGGCGCTGGCCGTGCTGGTCCACCAGCGATGGCGACCGTGAGCAGGCCACGTAAGATCCAGTCATGATGGCCGTTCTGTTCGACTTCTCCGGCACCCTCTTCCGTATCGAGTCCACCGAGTCCTGGTTGCGGGCGGTGCTGGACGAGGCCGGAATGACGCTCTCCGAGCCGGAGTTGACCCAGGCGGCGAAGGCGCTGCAAGTGGCCGGGGCGCAGCCCGGCGGAGCGAGCCCCGCACAACTGCCCGCGCACCTCGCCGAGGTGTGGCGGATCCGGGACGAGAGCGCCGCGCTGCACCGCGCCGCCTACACCGGTCTTTCCCGCGAAGTGCCGCTCCCCGAGCCCGGGTTGCACGACACACTGTACGACCGCCACAGGACGCCCGCCGCGTGGGCGCCCTACCCCGACGCCGCCGACGTGCTCCAGGCGCTGTGCGAGCGCGGGATCGGCATCGGCGTGGTGAGCAACATCGGGTGGGACCTGCGCCCGGTCTTCCGCGAGCACGGCCTCGACCGGTATGTGGACGCGTACGTCCTGTCGTACGAGCACGGCATCCAGAAGCCCGACCCACGGCTGTTCGCGGCGGCCTGCGAGGCACTCGAAGTTGATCCGGTGGAGGTCCTGATGGTCGGTGACGACCGGGAGGCGGACGGCGGTGCGGCGGCCCTCGGCTGCCGGGTGCACCTGGTGGACCATCTGCCGACGTCCGAGCGGCCGGACGGGCTGCGTGCCGTGCTGGACCTGGTGGACTGAGCGGCGGGCCGGTCCCGGGTCCGCCCGGGACTACTCCAGATAGCCCTCGACCTGCGACGACGACCGGGCCCGCGCCTCGTCCGGGTTCTTTCCGAACTCGGCCGTCGCGCGCCGCTGCCGCAGCAGGTCCCAGCACTGGACGAGGTAGCGCTCCAGCTGTCCGAGCCGCCGCTGTTCCGTCGTGCTGTCGATCTCGCCGGACGCGAGGGATTCCCGGAGCCTGCGCTCGTCCTCGACCATCTCCGTGATCCTGGCCAGGATCTGCCGGTCCTGT
Coding sequences:
- a CDS encoding phosphatase PAP2 family protein; the encoded protein is MHNPPVDSPPRPPDQNATARAATLLALCSALLLTLVAVKWHPLTSTDGDIARTTHRWAVDEPGLTHAFRILTDWVWDPWTMRLVCAAAVLWLVWRRAAWWTALWLVATCSLGTLLQQALKSAVDRPRPVWPDPVDTAHYAAFPSGHAMTATVVCGLLLWLLHRCGPGRALWRTALAVAGVSVAGVGLTRVWLGVHWPSDVVGGWLLGAMVVALAVLVHQRWRP
- a CDS encoding HAD family hydrolase, producing the protein MMAVLFDFSGTLFRIESTESWLRAVLDEAGMTLSEPELTQAAKALQVAGAQPGGASPAQLPAHLAEVWRIRDESAALHRAAYTGLSREVPLPEPGLHDTLYDRHRTPAAWAPYPDAADVLQALCERGIGIGVVSNIGWDLRPVFREHGLDRYVDAYVLSYEHGIQKPDPRLFAAACEALEVDPVEVLMVGDDREADGGAAALGCRVHLVDHLPTSERPDGLRAVLDLVD
- a CDS encoding DUF2630 family protein codes for the protein MEQDRQILARITEMVEDERRLRESLASGEIDSTTEQRRLGQLERYLVQCWDLLRQRRATAEFGKNPDEARARSSSQVEGYLE